From Marinoscillum sp. 108, a single genomic window includes:
- a CDS encoding n-acetylglutamate synthase, with amino-acid sequence MKINYHKKRFKAVTNSEHGEVDPQTIFHYSQEGDVLWAVYQGSSIKLGTITGLVKTDGSLEFAYQHVNTEGDIRSGKCISWPEILEDGRIQLHEAWQWNDGGEKGESVIEEIA; translated from the coding sequence TTGAAGATTAATTATCACAAGAAACGTTTTAAGGCCGTAACCAATAGTGAACACGGCGAAGTAGACCCACAAACCATCTTTCATTACTCACAGGAAGGTGACGTACTATGGGCAGTCTATCAGGGCAGCAGCATCAAACTGGGCACCATCACGGGCCTGGTGAAAACGGACGGCTCGCTGGAGTTTGCCTATCAGCATGTGAATACTGAGGGTGATATTCGCAGTGGGAAGTGTATCTCCTGGCCTGAAATACTGGAAGATGGCCGCATCCAGCTTCATGAAGCCTGGCAGTGGAATGATGGCGGAGAAAAGGGCGAATCAGTGATAGAAGAGATTGCCTAA